In a genomic window of Rhinolophus ferrumequinum isolate MPI-CBG mRhiFer1 chromosome 2, mRhiFer1_v1.p, whole genome shotgun sequence:
- the NAA50 gene encoding N-alpha-acetyltransferase 50 isoform X1: MKGSRIELGDVTPHNIKQLKRLNQVIFPVSYNDKFYKDVLEVGELAKLAYFNDIAVGAVCCRVDHSQNQKRLYIMTLGCLAPYRRLGIGTKMLNHVLNICEKDGTFDNIYLHVQISNESAIDFYRKFGFEIIETKKNYYKRIEPADAHVLQKNLKVPSGQNADAQKTDN, from the exons TAGCCGGATCGAGCTGGGAGATGTAACACCACACAATATTAAACAGCTGAAGAGATTAAACCAGGTCATCTTTCCCGTCAGCTACAATGACAAGTTCTACAAGGATGTACTGGAGGTTGGCGAGCTAGCAAAACTTG CCTATTTCAATGATATTGCAGTAGGTGCGGTATGCTGTAGGGTGGATCATTCACAGAATCAGAAGAGACTTTACATCATGACATTAGGATGTCTGGCACCGTACCGAAGGCTAGGAATAg GAACTAAAATGTTAAATCATGTCTTAAACATCTGCGAAAAAGATGGCACTTTTGACAACATCTATCT GCATGTCCAGATCAGCAATGAGTCGGCAATTGACTTCTACAGGAAGTTTGGCTTTGAGATTATTGAGACGAAGAAGAACTACTATAAGAGAATAGAGCCCGCAGATGCTCATGTGCTGCAGAAAAACCTCAAAGTCCCTTCTGGCCAGAATGCAGATGCGCAAAAGACAGACAACTGA
- the NAA50 gene encoding N-alpha-acetyltransferase 50 isoform X2 gives MKGRIELGDVTPHNIKQLKRLNQVIFPVSYNDKFYKDVLEVGELAKLAYFNDIAVGAVCCRVDHSQNQKRLYIMTLGCLAPYRRLGIGTKMLNHVLNICEKDGTFDNIYLHVQISNESAIDFYRKFGFEIIETKKNYYKRIEPADAHVLQKNLKVPSGQNADAQKTDN, from the exons CCGGATCGAGCTGGGAGATGTAACACCACACAATATTAAACAGCTGAAGAGATTAAACCAGGTCATCTTTCCCGTCAGCTACAATGACAAGTTCTACAAGGATGTACTGGAGGTTGGCGAGCTAGCAAAACTTG CCTATTTCAATGATATTGCAGTAGGTGCGGTATGCTGTAGGGTGGATCATTCACAGAATCAGAAGAGACTTTACATCATGACATTAGGATGTCTGGCACCGTACCGAAGGCTAGGAATAg GAACTAAAATGTTAAATCATGTCTTAAACATCTGCGAAAAAGATGGCACTTTTGACAACATCTATCT GCATGTCCAGATCAGCAATGAGTCGGCAATTGACTTCTACAGGAAGTTTGGCTTTGAGATTATTGAGACGAAGAAGAACTACTATAAGAGAATAGAGCCCGCAGATGCTCATGTGCTGCAGAAAAACCTCAAAGTCCCTTCTGGCCAGAATGCAGATGCGCAAAAGACAGACAACTGA